The Bryobacteraceae bacterium genome includes a window with the following:
- the ydcQ gene encoding antitoxin, protein MSVLSYPAKFTSGKDGRILVESVDLPRVASDGEGGREAMEEAIDALGSGLSIRLSRREEIPAPSPVKRGQRQVPVPLWLAPKLALYLALREQRVSNSELARRLGVHERVIRRMLDPRHATRPEKIQAALAVLGKQMTVEVRDAA, encoded by the coding sequence ATGTCCGTGCTCAGTTATCCCGCGAAGTTCACCTCCGGCAAGGACGGCCGGATTCTGGTCGAGTCCGTCGATCTGCCCCGTGTGGCCTCGGACGGCGAAGGCGGGCGTGAAGCGATGGAGGAAGCCATCGATGCTCTCGGCTCCGGCCTCTCCATCCGTCTGTCCCGCCGGGAGGAGATTCCTGCGCCCTCGCCCGTGAAACGCGGCCAGCGGCAGGTGCCCGTGCCGCTCTGGCTGGCGCCAAAGCTCGCGCTCTATCTGGCCCTGCGCGAACAGAGGGTCAGCAATTCAGAGCTGGCTCGCCGACTCGGCGTTCACGAACGCGTCATCCGCCGCATGCTCGACCCGCGCCACGCCACGAGGCCCGAAAAGATCCAGGCAGCCCTTGCCGTGCTCGGCAAACAGATGACTGTTGAAGTGCGCGACGCCGCTTGA
- a CDS encoding peptidase S9, with amino-acid sequence MRAILRRKLTTVLLLAAALAAQAPSKRPITHRDFDPWRTISAVTLSPDGKYLAYAFMPQRGDGDLVVREVATGREWRENVGELPPPPVTPADAEGPPPEPPTIRVAFTSDSRWLVASTYPRKEEVDKVRKERRRADDMPKQGLLLMKLGSGETTRIDRVKNFQVPSRGGAWVAYLKEAPPAPAANQAKPAAEAKPAEQDDEAEDQQRGAGGSAGSRQTFGTDLVLRELDRADNSERVFPFVSEYSFARDGKTLVYAVNSRKEEDNGVYAFTPGGTGDAVALKAGKGKYSKLAWDRGQKKLAFFEEKKSVWVWDRGGAAAVETVTSQTPGIPAGMAVSEKGTLQFSADGMRLFVPVAPPPEEQAEGEQQAQQDAGDRVLMDLWHWRDDLVQPMQRVRANRERNRTWRGVWHFDEKRYVQLATPEMAEVTPARTGLTALGTDDRAYRRMVDYDGAYQDVYAVDTKTGARKRLAQMVRGGGFGTGGWQMSPDGQYAAYFNSRSWFLVRLSDGATRNATGALPVAFHREDHDSPSEPGAYGAAGWTKDSKSFLVYDRYDVWQLSADGAEPRNLTAGEGRKARIEFRVQRIDPPDEEEEPGIDLSKPLTLIAESEETRETGFYRAPAGGGTPQRLLWAAKAFRYVTRARDADVLAITAQRFDEYPDVHLTNSDFRAPQRATRGGDQMQPFLWGTGELIRYKNADGVPLTAALYKPANFDPKKKYPLMVYIYEKLSQNVHSFVHPRPSHNFNFSQYVSDGYVVLTPDIVYTEGQPGQSALKCVLAAVQAVESMGFIDPDRIGIAGHSWGGYQVSYMVTQTTRFRAAEAGAPVGNMTSAYSGIRWGTGLPRQFQYEKTQSRIGRPLYDDPLKYVENSPVFHVKRVATPLLILHDDQDDAVPWYQGIELFLALRRNGKEAYLLNYNGELHGLRRRHNQMDYAIRMKQFFDHFLKDAPKPEWMEKGVPFLDREKEKERFRKAAGLE; translated from the coding sequence ATGCGTGCGATTCTTCGCAGAAAGCTGACGACGGTTCTGCTGTTGGCCGCCGCGCTGGCGGCGCAGGCGCCTTCGAAGCGCCCGATCACTCACAGGGACTTCGACCCGTGGCGGACGATTTCGGCGGTGACGCTGTCGCCGGATGGAAAGTATCTGGCGTATGCGTTCATGCCGCAGCGGGGCGACGGCGATCTGGTCGTGCGCGAAGTCGCGACAGGACGCGAGTGGCGCGAGAACGTGGGCGAGCTGCCCCCGCCGCCGGTGACGCCTGCCGACGCGGAGGGGCCGCCGCCCGAGCCGCCGACGATCCGCGTGGCGTTCACCAGCGACAGCCGCTGGCTCGTCGCCAGCACCTACCCGCGCAAAGAAGAGGTGGACAAGGTGCGCAAGGAGCGCCGCCGCGCCGATGATATGCCCAAGCAGGGACTGCTGCTGATGAAGCTGGGTTCGGGAGAAACAACGCGGATCGACAGAGTGAAGAACTTCCAGGTTCCTTCGCGCGGCGGAGCGTGGGTGGCGTACCTCAAAGAGGCGCCGCCGGCGCCAGCCGCCAACCAGGCCAAGCCCGCCGCGGAGGCCAAGCCGGCCGAACAGGACGACGAGGCGGAAGACCAGCAGCGCGGGGCGGGCGGGAGCGCCGGCTCCAGGCAAACATTCGGAACCGATCTTGTTTTGCGCGAACTGGACAGGGCGGACAACAGCGAGCGCGTGTTTCCTTTCGTCAGCGAATATTCGTTCGCCCGCGACGGCAAGACTCTGGTCTATGCCGTGAATTCGCGCAAAGAAGAGGACAACGGGGTGTACGCGTTCACGCCGGGCGGGACGGGCGATGCCGTCGCGCTGAAAGCGGGCAAGGGGAAGTATTCGAAACTGGCCTGGGACCGCGGGCAGAAGAAGCTGGCGTTTTTTGAAGAGAAGAAGTCCGTGTGGGTGTGGGACCGGGGCGGCGCAGCCGCGGTGGAAACGGTGACCAGCCAGACGCCCGGCATCCCCGCGGGCATGGCTGTGAGCGAGAAGGGGACGCTGCAGTTTTCCGCCGACGGGATGCGGCTGTTCGTGCCGGTTGCGCCTCCGCCGGAAGAGCAGGCGGAGGGAGAGCAGCAGGCGCAGCAGGACGCTGGCGACCGCGTGCTGATGGATCTGTGGCACTGGCGCGACGATCTGGTGCAGCCCATGCAGCGCGTGCGCGCCAACCGCGAGCGGAACCGCACGTGGCGGGGCGTTTGGCACTTCGACGAGAAGCGGTATGTGCAGCTCGCCACGCCCGAAATGGCCGAGGTAACGCCTGCGCGCACGGGGCTGACGGCGCTCGGAACCGACGACCGCGCCTACCGCCGGATGGTGGACTACGACGGCGCTTATCAGGACGTCTATGCCGTGGACACGAAGACAGGAGCGCGGAAGCGGCTGGCGCAGATGGTGCGCGGGGGAGGCTTCGGAACGGGCGGGTGGCAGATGTCGCCGGACGGACAGTACGCGGCGTACTTCAACAGCCGCTCGTGGTTCCTGGTGCGGCTGTCCGACGGCGCGACGAGAAACGCGACGGGGGCGTTGCCGGTGGCGTTTCACAGGGAAGATCACGATTCGCCCTCCGAGCCGGGCGCCTATGGGGCGGCGGGCTGGACGAAAGACTCGAAGAGCTTCCTCGTCTACGACCGCTACGACGTGTGGCAACTGTCCGCCGATGGCGCGGAGCCGCGCAATCTGACCGCAGGTGAGGGGAGGAAGGCGCGCATTGAATTCCGCGTGCAGCGGATCGATCCGCCGGATGAGGAAGAGGAGCCTGGCATCGATCTGTCAAAGCCGCTGACGCTGATTGCAGAGAGCGAAGAGACGCGGGAGACGGGCTTCTACCGCGCGCCGGCAGGGGGCGGCACGCCGCAGCGGCTGCTGTGGGCGGCCAAGGCGTTCCGCTATGTGACGCGCGCGCGCGACGCCGACGTGCTGGCCATCACGGCGCAGCGGTTCGACGAGTATCCCGATGTCCACCTGACGAACAGCGATTTCCGCGCGCCGCAGCGGGCGACGCGGGGCGGAGATCAGATGCAGCCGTTCCTGTGGGGGACGGGCGAGCTGATCCGCTACAAAAACGCCGATGGCGTGCCGCTGACGGCGGCGCTGTACAAACCGGCGAACTTCGATCCGAAGAAGAAGTACCCGCTGATGGTCTACATTTACGAGAAGCTGTCGCAGAACGTGCACTCGTTCGTGCATCCGCGGCCGTCGCACAATTTCAACTTCAGCCAGTATGTCAGCGACGGCTATGTGGTGCTGACGCCGGACATCGTGTATACGGAGGGGCAGCCGGGCCAGAGCGCCCTGAAGTGCGTGCTGGCGGCTGTGCAGGCGGTGGAGTCGATGGGCTTCATCGATCCGGACCGGATCGGCATCGCGGGCCACAGCTGGGGCGGCTACCAGGTGTCCTACATGGTGACGCAGACGACGCGGTTCCGCGCGGCGGAGGCGGGAGCGCCGGTGGGCAACATGACGAGCGCCTACTCCGGCATCCGCTGGGGCACCGGGTTGCCGCGGCAGTTCCAGTATGAGAAAACCCAGAGCCGGATCGGCAGGCCGCTGTATGACGATCCCCTGAAATACGTCGAGAATTCGCCCGTATTTCATGTGAAAAGAGTCGCCACTCCGCTGCTGATTCTGCACGACGATCAGGATGACGCCGTGCCGTGGTATCAGGGCATCGAGCTGTTCCTTGCGCTCCGGCGCAATGGAAAAGAAGCGTATCTGCTGAATTACAACGGCGAACTGCACGGCCTGCGGAGAAGGCATAATCAGATGGATTATGCAATCCGCATGAAGCAGTTCTTTGATCATTTCCTCAAAGACGCCCCGAAACCGGAATGGATGGAGAAGGGCGTTCCGTTCCTGGACCGCGAGAAAGAGAAGGAGCGTTTCCGGAAGGCGGCAGGACTGGAGTGA
- a CDS encoding carboxylic ester hydrolase, which yields MSRPSSESRIRLNRRHALLTATAGVAGLAGNTPSDASQREKAAGATCSTPRWAVAKTQYGKVRGYVEDGVLTFKGVPYGADTGGENRWLPAKPPVPWDGEYPALIYGPNCPQRLHDWSIEQTFLQQWTDGWQSEDMLKLNIWTPSLSGRRPVMFYIHGGGFTFGSAYELASQDGAQLARHHDVVSVTVNHRLNVLGFLDVSSIGGPAYADSANVGMTDLVAALRWVRDNIANFGGDPDRVMIYGNSGGGSKVTTLLGMPSAAGLVHRAAAQSGGGGNPPDAELSAEFAKRVFAELGVSGIAALQKMEWARLNAAANAVAAKMNPPMGPGGPVPAPGTAKPRVGNGPTVDGRVITLRSFYDAAPEISKNVPILFGSVSEEGNIMRFRPTEAEWLATLTKMYGEGKAKALVEGLKKAYPRKSIRTLSYMCGGSSLNTLNMRNNVTRMATLKYNQKGAPVFTYYFTWQSPMLEDAGAWHTSELAFCFDNTERCAQGTGNGPEARALARKMATAWANFARTGNPSQPGLRWDPFDPQRCQTMVFDHECRMVDDPEGELRKILLS from the coding sequence GTGTCCAGGCCGAGTTCGGAAAGCAGGATCAGGCTCAATCGCCGCCATGCGCTCCTGACTGCTACAGCAGGCGTCGCCGGGCTGGCAGGAAACACGCCCAGCGACGCGAGCCAGAGAGAGAAGGCGGCGGGGGCGACGTGCAGCACGCCGAGGTGGGCTGTTGCAAAGACGCAATACGGGAAAGTGCGCGGATATGTCGAGGACGGCGTCCTGACGTTCAAGGGCGTCCCCTATGGCGCGGATACCGGCGGAGAGAACCGCTGGCTTCCGGCCAAGCCGCCGGTTCCGTGGGATGGCGAATACCCCGCTCTGATCTATGGACCCAATTGCCCGCAGCGCCTGCATGACTGGTCGATCGAACAGACCTTCCTGCAGCAGTGGACCGACGGGTGGCAAAGCGAAGACATGCTCAAGCTGAACATCTGGACGCCCAGCCTCAGCGGCAGGCGTCCCGTGATGTTCTACATCCACGGAGGCGGCTTCACGTTCGGTTCGGCTTACGAACTGGCCAGCCAGGATGGGGCGCAACTGGCACGGCATCACGACGTGGTGTCGGTGACGGTGAACCACCGCCTCAATGTTCTGGGGTTCCTGGATGTCTCCTCGATCGGCGGTCCTGCGTACGCCGATTCCGCGAACGTGGGCATGACGGATCTTGTGGCGGCGCTGCGCTGGGTGCGGGACAACATCGCCAATTTCGGCGGCGATCCCGACAGGGTCATGATCTACGGCAACTCGGGCGGCGGTTCCAAAGTGACCACGCTGCTGGGAATGCCTTCGGCGGCAGGACTTGTCCATCGCGCTGCGGCGCAGTCGGGCGGCGGCGGCAATCCGCCCGATGCGGAGCTCTCCGCAGAGTTCGCTAAACGGGTGTTCGCCGAGCTCGGCGTCAGCGGCATCGCTGCACTGCAGAAGATGGAATGGGCCAGACTGAACGCCGCCGCCAACGCGGTGGCGGCCAAGATGAACCCGCCGATGGGTCCAGGCGGACCGGTTCCGGCGCCAGGAACTGCGAAACCGCGCGTGGGGAATGGACCGACTGTCGACGGCCGCGTCATCACCCTGCGGTCCTTTTACGATGCCGCGCCGGAGATCTCGAAGAACGTGCCCATCCTGTTCGGCTCGGTCAGCGAAGAGGGCAATATCATGCGCTTCCGCCCCACGGAGGCTGAGTGGCTGGCTACGCTGACGAAGATGTACGGCGAGGGGAAGGCCAAAGCGCTGGTCGAGGGGCTGAAGAAGGCATATCCGCGGAAGAGCATCCGCACGCTGTCCTACATGTGCGGCGGCAGCAGTCTGAACACCCTTAACATGCGCAACAATGTCACGCGCATGGCCACGCTGAAATACAACCAGAAGGGCGCTCCGGTCTTCACCTACTACTTCACCTGGCAATCGCCCATGCTGGAAGATGCCGGCGCCTGGCACACGTCCGAGCTCGCTTTCTGTTTCGACAACACCGAGCGCTGCGCGCAGGGAACCGGCAACGGACCGGAGGCGCGCGCGCTGGCCAGAAAGATGGCGACCGCCTGGGCCAATTTCGCCCGGACCGGCAATCCCAGCCAGCCCGGCTTGAGGTGGGATCCGTTCGATCCTCAGCGTTGCCAGACGATGGTCTTCGATCACGAATGCCGGATGGTGGACGATCCGGAAGGAGAACTGCGCAAGATTCTGCTTTCCTGA
- the hutU gene encoding urocanate hydratase translates to MNRTIRAWRGGELHAKGWPQEAALRMLMNNLDPAVAERPEDLVVYGGAGKAARNWDCFEAIVRELLALERDETLLVQSGKPVGVFRTHEDAPRVLIANANLVGRWSDWEHFREYERLGLTMYGQMTAGSWIYIGTQGILQGTYETFAAAGRKHFGGSLSGRFVLTGGMGGMGGAQPLAATMNGAAILCVEVDPARIARRLQTGYCDVKADTLDEALRLVLDARDERRPLSVGLCANCADVLPELVRRGVTPDVVTDQTSAHDPLNGYVPSGFNVEEAARLRVSDPKGYVERALDSIARHVEAMLDMQRAGARVFDYGNNIRKMAFDRGVTRAFDIPGFVPEYIRPLFCEGKGPFRWVALSGEASDIHVTDEVACAMFADNEALVRWIRLAREKVRFQGLPARICWLGYGERDRFALAMNRLVAEGKVKAPIVIGRDHLDCGSVASPFRETEGMKDGSDAIADWPILNALLNTAAGATWVSVHNGGGVGIGYSQHAGQVTVVDGSEGAARRAERVMRCDPGLGVLRHADAGYEEAIRCARRHGLRIPMPPQEPAAGPE, encoded by the coding sequence ATGAACCGGACGATCAGAGCCTGGCGGGGCGGCGAACTCCATGCGAAAGGCTGGCCGCAGGAAGCGGCGCTGCGCATGCTGATGAACAATCTGGATCCTGCCGTGGCCGAAAGGCCGGAGGATCTGGTGGTGTACGGCGGGGCGGGCAAAGCTGCACGGAACTGGGACTGTTTTGAGGCCATTGTCCGGGAGCTGCTTGCGCTGGAGCGGGATGAAACGCTGCTGGTGCAGTCGGGCAAGCCCGTAGGCGTGTTCCGGACCCATGAAGACGCGCCGCGCGTGCTCATTGCCAATGCAAACCTGGTGGGACGGTGGTCGGACTGGGAGCATTTCCGCGAGTACGAGCGGCTCGGGCTGACGATGTACGGCCAGATGACGGCGGGAAGCTGGATTTACATCGGGACGCAGGGCATCCTGCAGGGCACCTACGAGACGTTCGCGGCGGCAGGCCGGAAACATTTCGGGGGGAGTTTGTCTGGCCGCTTCGTGCTCACCGGAGGCATGGGCGGGATGGGCGGCGCGCAGCCGCTGGCCGCGACGATGAACGGGGCGGCGATCCTGTGCGTGGAGGTGGATCCGGCGCGGATCGCCCGGCGGCTGCAGACAGGATATTGCGATGTGAAAGCGGACACGCTTGACGAGGCGCTCCGGCTGGTGCTGGACGCCCGCGACGAGCGCCGGCCGCTGTCTGTGGGGTTGTGCGCGAACTGCGCAGACGTGTTGCCGGAACTCGTGCGGCGGGGAGTGACTCCGGACGTGGTGACGGACCAGACTTCGGCGCATGACCCGCTGAACGGCTACGTCCCATCGGGCTTCAACGTGGAGGAGGCGGCCCGGCTGCGGGTGTCCGACCCGAAAGGATATGTCGAGCGCGCGCTGGATTCCATTGCGCGCCACGTGGAGGCGATGCTGGACATGCAGCGGGCCGGGGCGCGCGTGTTCGATTACGGAAACAACATCCGCAAAATGGCGTTCGACCGGGGCGTGACGCGGGCCTTCGACATCCCCGGCTTCGTGCCGGAGTACATCCGGCCGCTGTTTTGCGAAGGAAAAGGCCCATTCCGCTGGGTGGCGCTCTCCGGCGAAGCCTCCGACATTCATGTGACCGACGAAGTGGCCTGCGCGATGTTTGCGGACAATGAGGCTCTGGTGCGCTGGATCCGGCTCGCCCGGGAGAAGGTCCGGTTCCAGGGTCTTCCGGCGCGCATCTGCTGGCTGGGCTACGGGGAACGCGACCGCTTTGCGCTGGCGATGAACCGGCTTGTGGCGGAAGGCAAAGTAAAAGCGCCAATCGTGATCGGCCGCGACCATCTGGATTGCGGCTCGGTTGCGTCGCCCTTCCGCGAGACGGAAGGAATGAAGGACGGCAGCGATGCCATCGCTGACTGGCCGATTCTGAACGCGCTTCTGAACACGGCGGCAGGGGCGACCTGGGTGAGCGTGCACAACGGCGGCGGAGTCGGGATTGGCTATTCGCAGCATGCGGGGCAGGTGACGGTCGTCGACGGCAGCGAAGGCGCCGCCCGCAGGGCTGAACGGGTGATGCGCTGCGATCCCGGTCTTGGCGTGTTGCGGCATGCGGATGCCGGCTACGAAGAAGCGATCCGGTGCGCCCGCCGGCACGGTTTGCGGATCCCGATGCCTCCTCAGGAGCCGGCGGCGGGGCCGGAGTGA
- the pcm gene encoding protein-L-isoaspartate O-methyltransferase: MSERPSRRGLFPAWLVSAFSLSANGQDWTALREQMVRLQIERRGVRNAAVLRAMREVERHLFVPESLRRSAYEDHPLPIGHGQTISQPYIVAAMTEMLDPKPADRVLEIGTGSGYQAAVLAKLVRHVYTIEVVEPLGRQAQALLERLGFRNVTVRIGDGYEGWPEEAPFDKIMLTAAPPDVPQKLIDQLKPGGRLVAPVGTGWQELVVIDKDPNGRIRRRTEFPVMFVPMVPGKR; encoded by the coding sequence ATGAGCGAGCGGCCGTCGCGGCGCGGCCTCTTTCCGGCTTGGCTTGTGTCCGCATTTTCCTTATCGGCGAACGGGCAGGACTGGACCGCACTGCGGGAGCAGATGGTGCGGCTGCAGATCGAGCGCCGCGGGGTGCGCAACGCGGCAGTGCTGAGGGCGATGCGGGAAGTGGAGCGGCACCTGTTCGTCCCGGAGTCGTTGCGGCGCTCGGCGTACGAGGATCACCCGCTGCCGATTGGCCATGGACAGACGATTTCCCAGCCTTACATCGTGGCGGCGATGACGGAGATGCTCGACCCGAAGCCGGCCGACAGGGTGCTGGAGATCGGAACCGGGTCTGGTTACCAGGCGGCGGTGCTGGCGAAACTCGTGCGGCACGTCTACACGATTGAGGTGGTGGAACCGCTGGGCAGGCAGGCGCAGGCGCTGCTGGAGCGGCTCGGCTTCAGGAACGTCACCGTGCGGATCGGGGACGGCTACGAAGGGTGGCCGGAGGAGGCGCCGTTCGACAAAATCATGCTGACCGCTGCTCCGCCCGACGTGCCGCAGAAGCTGATCGATCAGCTGAAGCCGGGCGGACGGCTGGTGGCGCCGGTGGGCACAGGGTGGCAGGAACTGGTGGTGATCGACAAGGATCCGAACGGTCGGATCCGGCGGCGGACCGAGTTTCCGGTGATGTTCGTGCCGATGGTGCCGGGCAAGCGCTGA
- the bshC gene encoding putative cysteine ligase BshC has protein sequence MRFASVPYAELPGVSALFAAYVSASGDAARFYRHDPFSLTGWLEAAREARAAEGAPRRDVAEALAAVNPQSAALQKLADPATVAVVTGQQAGLFGGPAYTLYKALTAVHVARRLEEAGQPAVPVFWIASEDHDLIEVSRAHVFDTRLRIVRLEAAAGEGRGRPVGTIPIPHPPVEALAAAMEGFLHADEALALVRDAYRPGRTFSESFLALLEPLLRPYGMVFLDPLEPRLRRLAAPLLERAWARREELGQALALRKRELEQAGFHAQVDVEDGTALFFVLEHGARRRAGIAAVPDDPAQWSPNALLRPVMQDWLLPTAVYVGGPAEVAYWAQSEALHSLLLGRMPAVLPRAGFTLIDPRTQRLMERFGVTLAECLRGEEALLEHVAVRLVPERLKEALDEAAAGIGPRLESLRAELAAFDPTLGEAMKRSGAKIAYQLEKMRRKTARAALRKSDEAADQARHAFRLAAPERQLQERYYSFLPFLAKYGTGVLDEILQAADAMKPAHEVLVP, from the coding sequence ATGCGATTCGCCAGCGTGCCCTACGCCGAGCTGCCGGGCGTGAGCGCCCTGTTCGCCGCATACGTATCCGCCTCCGGCGACGCGGCGCGCTTTTACCGTCACGATCCGTTCTCGCTGACGGGCTGGCTTGAGGCTGCGCGCGAAGCCCGCGCGGCGGAGGGAGCGCCCCGACGGGACGTGGCCGAAGCGCTGGCAGCGGTGAATCCGCAGAGCGCCGCGTTGCAGAAGCTGGCGGACCCCGCCACGGTGGCCGTCGTGACTGGCCAGCAGGCGGGCCTGTTCGGCGGGCCGGCATACACGCTGTACAAGGCCCTGACGGCCGTGCATGTGGCGCGGCGGCTGGAAGAAGCAGGCCAGCCGGCCGTGCCCGTGTTCTGGATCGCCAGCGAGGATCACGACCTCATCGAGGTCAGCCGCGCGCACGTGTTCGACACGCGTCTGCGGATTGTCCGCCTGGAGGCAGCCGCGGGGGAAGGGCGGGGACGTCCGGTGGGGACGATTCCCATTCCGCATCCGCCCGTGGAAGCGCTCGCTGCGGCGATGGAGGGCTTCCTGCATGCGGACGAGGCCCTGGCGCTCGTGCGGGACGCCTACCGGCCGGGGCGGACGTTTTCGGAGTCTTTCCTCGCGCTGCTCGAGCCGCTGCTGCGGCCCTACGGGATGGTGTTTTTGGATCCTCTCGAGCCGCGGCTGCGGCGGCTGGCGGCGCCGTTGCTGGAGCGGGCGTGGGCGCGCCGGGAGGAACTGGGCCAGGCGCTGGCGCTGCGGAAGCGGGAGCTGGAACAGGCCGGCTTTCACGCGCAGGTGGACGTCGAAGACGGGACGGCGCTGTTCTTCGTTCTCGAACACGGCGCGCGCCGGCGGGCTGGGATTGCCGCTGTGCCAGACGATCCCGCGCAGTGGTCGCCGAACGCGCTGCTGCGGCCGGTGATGCAGGACTGGCTCCTGCCGACGGCAGTTTATGTGGGCGGGCCGGCCGAGGTGGCGTACTGGGCTCAGTCCGAGGCGCTGCACTCCCTGCTGCTGGGACGGATGCCCGCCGTGTTGCCGCGCGCCGGATTCACGCTGATCGATCCACGGACGCAAAGGCTGATGGAGCGTTTCGGCGTGACGCTGGCCGAGTGTCTGCGCGGGGAAGAAGCCCTGCTGGAGCACGTCGCGGTCCGGCTTGTGCCCGAGAGGCTGAAAGAAGCGCTGGACGAGGCGGCCGCCGGAATCGGGCCGCGCCTGGAAAGCCTGCGCGCCGAGCTCGCCGCCTTCGACCCCACGCTGGGAGAGGCGATGAAGCGGAGCGGCGCGAAAATCGCGTATCAACTGGAAAAAATGCGGCGGAAGACGGCCCGGGCGGCCCTGCGGAAGTCCGATGAGGCCGCCGACCAGGCAAGGCATGCGTTCCGCCTGGCGGCGCCGGAGCGCCAGCTGCAGGAAAGATATTATTCCTTTCTCCCGTTTCTGGCGAAATACGGCACGGGAGTTCTGGACGAAATCCTGCAGGCGGCCGACGCGATGAAACCCGCGCACGAGGTGCTGGTTCCATGA
- a CDS encoding oxidoreductase, with product MEKRRLGNSDMWITPLGIGQWAMGGGGWKFSWGPQDDRESIAAIRAALDAGWNWVDTAAVYGLGHAEEVLAQALEGVSPKPYIFTKCERCWRENGEIYGCLKRDSVLRECEASLRRLRVDVIDLYQIHWPEPDEDIEEAWEAMLELKRQGKVRWIGVSNFSLSQLRRLEKYGEVTSLQPPYNLLAREIEKEILPYCAENNIGILAYSPMHSGLLTGRMTRERIAQLPPDDHRARRPQFQEPLLSRNLQLVEKLREIGARHGRTPGEAAIAWVLRRPEVTAAIVGLRSPAQLEGVKGAAEFRLSVQEIDEIEQEMQRLGIA from the coding sequence ATGGAAAAGCGCAGGCTCGGCAACAGCGACATGTGGATCACGCCGCTCGGCATCGGCCAGTGGGCCATGGGCGGGGGCGGCTGGAAATTCTCCTGGGGACCGCAGGACGACCGCGAGTCCATCGCCGCCATCCGCGCGGCCCTCGACGCTGGCTGGAACTGGGTGGACACCGCCGCCGTCTACGGTCTCGGCCACGCCGAGGAAGTCCTCGCGCAGGCGCTCGAGGGCGTCTCGCCGAAACCCTATATCTTCACCAAGTGCGAGCGATGCTGGCGCGAAAACGGCGAGATCTACGGCTGCCTGAAGCGCGACTCGGTCCTCCGCGAGTGCGAGGCCTCCCTCCGCCGGCTCCGCGTCGACGTCATCGACCTGTACCAGATCCACTGGCCGGAGCCCGACGAGGACATCGAAGAGGCCTGGGAGGCCATGCTGGAGCTGAAGCGGCAGGGGAAAGTGCGCTGGATCGGCGTCTCGAATTTTTCACTTTCCCAGCTCCGGCGGCTGGAAAAATATGGAGAAGTGACCTCTCTGCAGCCTCCGTACAACCTGCTTGCCCGCGAGATCGAAAAAGAAATTCTGCCCTATTGCGCGGAAAATAATATCGGCATTCTTGCGTATTCTCCCATGCATTCCGGCCTCCTCACGGGCCGGATGACCCGGGAACGCATCGCCCAGCTGCCGCCCGACGACCACCGGGCGCGCCGTCCGCAGTTCCAGGAGCCGCTTCTGAGCCGCAACCTGCAGCTCGTGGAAAAACTCCGCGAGATCGGCGCACGCCACGGCCGGACTCCGGGCGAGGCGGCCATCGCCTGGGTCCTGCGCCGCCCGGAGGTCACCGCCGCCATCGTCGGCCTCCGTTCCCCCGCGCAACTGGAGGGCGTGAAGGGTGCGGCCGAATTCCGCCTCTCGGTTCAGGAAATCGACGAAATCGAACAGGAAATGCAGCGGCTTGGCATCGCCTGA
- a CDS encoding aldolase, which yields MKKNTVKQALKEGRFQLGTSYQQLRSQDAIRVLAAAGFDWAFLDAEHGGFDLETLQDLCRIAVKVGLAPIVRVADLQYSLIARALDCGAEGVIFPRVEDPAVLERAVSWAKFPPLGVRGMGLTPLHIDFEPASIAAIMEHMNREQMVVLQIETVRALEARDELLSVPHIDAVMIGPLDLSISLGVPGEFEHPKMLAAAEKIVESCLAHGVAPGAQARSIALAERWKSMGMLFVGCSSEIGMLYEAAKGIASKLKP from the coding sequence ATGAAGAAAAACACGGTGAAACAGGCTTTGAAAGAGGGCCGGTTCCAGCTCGGCACGTCCTATCAGCAGCTGCGCTCGCAGGATGCGATCCGCGTGCTGGCGGCGGCGGGGTTCGACTGGGCCTTTCTCGATGCCGAACATGGCGGGTTCGATCTGGAGACGTTGCAGGACCTGTGCCGGATCGCCGTGAAGGTGGGACTGGCGCCGATCGTCCGCGTGGCCGACCTTCAGTATTCCCTGATCGCCCGCGCGCTGGACTGCGGCGCCGAGGGCGTGATCTTCCCGCGCGTGGAGGATCCGGCAGTGCTGGAGCGGGCGGTGAGCTGGGCGAAGTTTCCTCCGCTCGGCGTGCGCGGCATGGGGCTGACGCCGCTGCATATCGACTTCGAGCCCGCTTCGATCGCCGCCATCATGGAGCACATGAACCGCGAGCAGATGGTGGTGCTGCAGATTGAGACCGTCCGGGCGCTCGAGGCGCGGGACGAGCTGCTGAGCGTGCCTCACATCGACGCCGTGATGATCGGTCCATTGGACCTATCGATCAGTCTTGGCGTGCCGGGCGAGTTCGAGCACCCGAAGATGCTGGCGGCTGCGGAGAAAATCGTCGAGAGCTGCCTGGCGCATGGAGTGGCGCCGGGCGCGCAGGCGCGCAGCATCGCGCTGGCGGAGCGGTGGAAGAGCATGGGCATGCTCTTTGTCGGCTGCTCCAGCGAGATCGGAATGCTGTACGAAGCCGCCAAAGGGATCGCGTCGAAGCTGAAGCCCTGA